The genomic segment AGCCGGCGTTCGGTGCCTTCGGGGCCGTAGACGGGGATGGCGTCGGCGGGGCCGCCGTCGTGGCGGTAGTAACGGGCCACGAAGTAGCCGCACATGTCGATGCAGTGATCGGCGTGCAGATGGCTGAGCAGGACCGCGTCCAGGTCGTAGAGGCCGCAGTGGCGCTGCAGTTCGCCCAGGGCTCCGTTGCCCATGTCGAGCAGCAGCCGGAAGCCGTCGGCCTCGACGAGGTAGCTCGAGCAGGCCGATTCCGCGGACGGGAACGACCCCGAGCAGCCGACGACGGTGAGCTTCATGCCGTGAAACCTCCGTGGGCGCGCCACAGATCGCCCCCATACCGGTTGGAGTGGGGGGTTAGGCGGGTGCGGTCCGCCATGTGTTGACGAGAGTAAGGCGCGGGGCGGGCCGACGCGCCTCCTCAGTGCCCTGTTGTGGGCGGAATCACCAGTACGAGGGGCGGCCGGTACGGTCGGTTCCGATTGAGGATCTTCTTCGACAGATTTTCGACTGTGGGAGCCCATATGGACATGACCTGGTGGTTGGTGGCGGTCGCGGCCGTGGTCGTACTGGCTGTTTTCACGGCGTGGAGGCGGTCGGCGGGGCGCCGGCGGCCGGGTGGTCCGGTGCGGCCGCCGCGCGCGGCGGATCGTCCGGGGCCCGGGCGTGGCGGGCGGCGGGCGCCGGCCGCGGGGGAGATCTGGTGGGCGAACGTGCCGTTCGAGGACGGGTCCGGGGCGAAGGACCGGCCGTGTCTGGTGCTGTCCGTGAAGGGCGGCACGGTGCGCGTCGCGAAGATCACCAGCAAGTTCCACGAGGAGCTGCCGGGGGTGATCGCCCTGCCGCCGGGAACCGTGGGCGACGCGCAGGGCCGTACGAGTTATCTGGAGACCGACGAGCTGCGGGAGGTGCGTTCCGCGGCGTTCCGCCGCCGGGCGGGCGTGCTGGACGCCGCGCTGTGGCAGCAGGTGCGGCGGATGGTGCGCTGACCGCGGCCGGCCGCCCGGGTGGGCCGGCCGGCGCCGCGCGGGTGCGCGGGGGTGGTCAGGCCCAGAGCTGGCCGTGCAGCTGCTCGACCGCGGCCTCGGTGCTGGGGGCGGTGTAGATGCCGGTGGAGAGGTACTTCCAGCCGCCGTCGGCGACGACGAAGACGATGTCGGCGCGCTCCCCCGCCTTGTGGGCCTTGGCGGCGACGCCGAGTGCGGCGTGCAGGGCCGCGCCGGTGGAGACGCCGGCGAAGATGCCCTCCTGCTGGAGGAGCTCGCGGGTGCGGCGGACGGCGTCCTCGGAGCCGACGGAGAAGCGGGTGGTGAGGACGGACTCGTCGTAGAGCTCGGGGACGAAGCCCTCGTCGAGGTTGCGCAGGCCGTAGACGATGTCGTCGTAGCGGGGCTCGGCGGCGACGATGGCGACTCCGGGGACCTTCTCGCGCAGGTAGCGGCCGACGCCCATCAGGGTGCCGGTGGTGCCCAGGCCGGCGACGAAGTGGGTGATGGTGGGGAGGTCCGTGAGGATCTCCGGGCCGGT from the Streptomyces sp. RKAG293 genome contains:
- a CDS encoding type II toxin-antitoxin system PemK/MazF family toxin, whose translation is MDMTWWLVAVAAVVVLAVFTAWRRSAGRRRPGGPVRPPRAADRPGPGRGGRRAPAAGEIWWANVPFEDGSGAKDRPCLVLSVKGGTVRVAKITSKFHEELPGVIALPPGTVGDAQGRTSYLETDELREVRSAAFRRRAGVLDAALWQQVRRMVR
- a CDS encoding cysteine synthase, producing MRYDSPLAAVGNTPLVRLPRLSPSDAVSVWAKLEDRNPTGSIKDRPALHMIEQAEATGRLTPGCTILEPTSGNTGISLAMAARLKGYRIVCVMPENTSSERRELLAMWGAEIISSPAAGGSNTAVRMAKEISAEHPDWVMLYQYGNPANAGAHYATTGPEILTDLPTITHFVAGLGTTGTLMGVGRYLREKVPGVAIVAAEPRYDDIVYGLRNLDEGFVPELYDESVLTTRFSVGSEDAVRRTRELLQQEGIFAGVSTGAALHAALGVAAKAHKAGERADIVFVVADGGWKYLSTGIYTAPSTEAAVEQLHGQLWA